A single genomic interval of Arthrobacter sp. NicSoilB8 harbors:
- a CDS encoding PDR/VanB family oxidoreductase: protein MTNVSRQTESIVSITLAAPEGGRLPSYVPGSHLVVQYGSGVNAYSLTGSGNAPSEYNISVLRVEEGAGGSVAMHRLSVGDRVNVSRPRSAFAPASTAKHHLLVAAGIGITPILSHARAAVERGNTASMIYVHRPAAGAHVAEARELLGPGLTALVECTDRGSFQNVLAEALITQPLGTHLYVCGPVVFMDAVLEEARSQGWSSARLHSEAFGAAELDAGEPFTAHLARSGVRLEVPAGVSLLETLEAAGKTIPNMCRKGICGECVLPVLRGVPQHRDLYLSDQEKAANATMMCCVSRSNDPELELDL, encoded by the coding sequence GTGACAAACGTCAGCCGTCAGACGGAATCGATTGTCAGCATTACATTGGCTGCTCCGGAAGGTGGAAGGTTGCCCTCCTACGTCCCGGGAAGCCACCTGGTAGTTCAATACGGGAGCGGCGTCAACGCATACTCGCTGACAGGTTCAGGCAACGCGCCATCCGAATACAACATCTCTGTGCTGAGGGTCGAAGAGGGTGCCGGCGGCTCCGTGGCCATGCACCGGCTCTCCGTCGGTGACCGGGTTAACGTTTCGCGCCCCCGGAGTGCGTTTGCGCCCGCATCAACAGCGAAGCATCATCTGCTTGTTGCTGCAGGCATCGGGATCACGCCGATTCTTTCGCATGCCAGGGCCGCGGTAGAACGTGGCAACACAGCATCAATGATCTACGTGCACCGGCCAGCCGCCGGCGCCCACGTGGCGGAAGCGCGGGAACTGCTGGGGCCGGGGTTGACCGCTTTGGTCGAGTGCACTGACCGGGGCAGTTTCCAAAATGTTCTGGCGGAAGCGCTTATCACGCAGCCCCTCGGAACCCACCTCTACGTGTGCGGTCCGGTTGTCTTCATGGATGCGGTCCTCGAAGAGGCCCGCAGCCAAGGCTGGTCATCCGCCCGGCTCCATTCAGAAGCCTTTGGCGCAGCCGAACTGGATGCGGGCGAACCTTTTACGGCGCATCTGGCACGCAGCGGCGTTCGCTTGGAAGTTCCGGCCGGCGTTTCGCTGCTGGAGACGCTCGAAGCGGCAGGGAAAACCATCCCCAATATGTGCCGCAAAGGAATCTGCGGCGAATGTGTCCTCCCGGTACTTCGCGGCGTACCTCAGCACCGGGACCTTTACCTGTCCGACCAGGAAAAAGCAGCGAACGCCACCATGATGTGCTGTGTTTCGCGCAGCAACGACCCAGAATTGGAGTTGGACCTTTGA